A region from the Sphingomonas flavescens genome encodes:
- a CDS encoding DUF2093 domain-containing protein, which produces MLMHGGGRAARVHYLSGTFRLLSDGDHVVCAVTGTTIPLHELKYWSVERQEAYVDADASLKAERAARP; this is translated from the coding sequence ATGCTAATGCACGGTGGCGGCCGCGCCGCGCGGGTTCATTATCTGTCGGGGACGTTCCGATTGCTCAGCGACGGCGATCATGTCGTCTGCGCCGTAACGGGCACCACAATTCCGCTGCATGAGCTCAAATACTGGAGCGTCGAGCGACAGGAGGCTTATGTCGACGCCGACGCCAGCCTTAAGGCCGAACGGGCGGCCCGGCCCTAA
- a CDS encoding helix-hairpin-helix domain-containing protein — MDLIREYWWLAIIVVAIIIAIVLLRPKQRVQLTDSSPIRPHMTSAKAPPEGRGLAGEAAAATSDVTGDILRAPVHAVLDAGGNPADDLSRIKGVGPKFADALRSAGFVRFEQLAQLTPTEIERLDERLGSFRGRITRDRVVEQADYLARDDTDGFEQKFGKL, encoded by the coding sequence ATGGATTTGATCCGGGAATATTGGTGGCTCGCAATCATCGTCGTGGCGATTATCATCGCCATCGTCTTGCTGCGGCCGAAGCAGCGCGTGCAGTTGACCGATAGCTCACCGATCCGTCCGCACATGACCTCCGCCAAGGCTCCGCCCGAAGGTCGCGGCCTCGCCGGCGAAGCAGCCGCGGCCACCAGCGATGTGACCGGGGACATTCTCCGCGCGCCCGTCCATGCGGTCTTGGATGCCGGCGGTAACCCGGCGGACGATTTGTCGCGAATCAAAGGCGTCGGACCCAAGTTCGCTGATGCCCTGCGCAGTGCGGGCTTCGTCCGGTTCGAGCAGCTCGCGCAGCTGACCCCGACCGAGATCGAGCGCCTCGACGAGCGGCTTGGCTCGTTTCGCGGCCGCATCACGCGTGACCGCGTCGTCGAGCAGGCCGATTATCTTGCCCGCGACGACACGGACGGCTTCGAACAGAAGTTCGGAAAGCTCTAG
- the purD gene encoding phosphoribosylamine--glycine ligase, whose product MDILLLGSGGREDALAWRLRQSPSCGQLMAAPGNPGIARWAECVKIDPADPAAVVSLAKEHAIDLVVVGPEAPLVAGVADALRAQGIAVFGPSAAAAQLEGSKGFTKDLCRANGIPTADYSRVDTMQDALAAIDDFGTPVVIKADGLAAGKGVTVAMTRAEAETAIAAAGDGPMVVEEFLTGEEASLFALVDGDTAMFLASAQDHKRVGEGDTGPNTGGMGAYAPAPILTEELAARAMDEIVRPTAQAMVEQGTPFNGVLYAGLMLIDEGPKLIEYNVRFGDPECEAIMPLIEGDFAELLMSVAAGKLSEPPRLADKHSMTVVVAAHGYPGAPTSGGAIREIEAAEQVEGVTVFHAGTARGEHGLIACGGRVLAVTAVADSFANARARAYRAVDQIDFADGFHRRDIGWRELKRTIA is encoded by the coding sequence ATGGACATATTGCTCTTGGGGTCGGGTGGTCGCGAGGATGCGCTCGCCTGGCGCCTTAGGCAATCGCCGAGCTGCGGCCAACTCATGGCCGCGCCGGGCAACCCGGGTATCGCGCGGTGGGCCGAATGCGTGAAGATCGATCCCGCAGATCCGGCTGCCGTCGTCAGCTTGGCAAAGGAGCATGCGATCGACCTCGTCGTGGTCGGCCCTGAGGCGCCGCTGGTCGCCGGCGTTGCCGATGCGCTGCGTGCACAAGGCATCGCGGTATTCGGGCCGAGCGCCGCCGCTGCACAGCTGGAAGGGTCGAAGGGCTTCACCAAGGACCTGTGCCGCGCGAACGGCATCCCGACCGCGGACTATTCCCGCGTCGACACCATGCAGGATGCCTTGGCCGCGATCGATGACTTCGGCACGCCGGTGGTGATCAAGGCGGACGGGCTCGCTGCTGGCAAGGGCGTGACGGTCGCCATGACCCGGGCCGAAGCGGAAACCGCGATTGCTGCCGCGGGCGACGGACCGATGGTCGTCGAGGAGTTCCTAACCGGCGAGGAGGCCAGCCTGTTCGCCCTCGTCGACGGCGACACCGCGATGTTTCTAGCGTCGGCGCAGGATCACAAGCGCGTCGGGGAAGGCGACACCGGCCCCAACACCGGCGGCATGGGCGCTTATGCCCCCGCTCCGATCCTCACCGAAGAACTTGCCGCCCGCGCAATGGACGAAATTGTGCGGCCGACGGCCCAGGCGATGGTCGAGCAGGGAACGCCGTTCAACGGCGTGCTTTATGCCGGGCTCATGCTGATCGACGAAGGACCGAAACTGATCGAGTATAATGTTCGCTTCGGCGATCCCGAATGCGAGGCGATCATGCCGCTGATCGAGGGCGATTTCGCTGAACTGCTGATGAGCGTCGCGGCGGGGAAACTCAGCGAACCGCCGCGCCTTGCGGACAAGCATTCGATGACCGTCGTCGTCGCGGCGCACGGCTACCCGGGGGCGCCCACCAGCGGTGGCGCAATTCGGGAGATCGAAGCCGCGGAGCAGGTTGAAGGCGTTACGGTCTTCCACGCAGGAACTGCGCGCGGCGAACACGGTCTCATCGCCTGTGGCGGCCGCGTGCTGGCGGTCACCGCTGTCGCCGACAGCTTCGCAAATGCTCGCGCCCGTGCCTACCGCGCCGTCGATCAAATCGACTTCGCGGATGGATTTCATCGCCGCGATATCGGCTGGCGCGAACTCAAGCGGACGATTGCATGA
- the rpmB gene encoding 50S ribosomal protein L28 has protein sequence MSRVCELTGKGRQVGNNVSHANNKTKRTFLPNLQNVTLLSDSLGTSVKLRVSTHGLRSVEHVGGLDNWLLKTSDDKLSPKVRKLKREISKKAAEQKAA, from the coding sequence ATGTCGCGGGTTTGCGAGCTGACCGGCAAGGGCCGGCAGGTGGGTAACAACGTTTCCCACGCCAACAACAAGACGAAGCGGACGTTTCTGCCGAACCTGCAGAACGTGACCCTTCTTTCGGACTCGCTGGGCACCAGCGTTAAGCTTCGCGTGTCCACCCACGGCCTTCGCTCGGTGGAGCATGTCGGCGGCCTCGACAATTGGCTGCTCAAGACGAGCGACGACAAGCTGAGCCCGAAGGTTCGCAAGCTGAAGCGCGAGATTTCCAAGAAGGCGGCTGAGCAGAAAGC
- a CDS encoding TonB-dependent receptor domain-containing protein produces the protein MSKSTFKGSLLATTVIAGMALSTPAFAQSQTTPENVPPAPVTPTNTQGTTPPAAPTDALPAAGTQSNESAAPAEPTSAQEIVITGTLIRNPNLVASAPVTVLGHDEVSLRQTNTAEEILRTIPGAAPSIGQNVNNGSGGSAYVNLRGLGSNRNIVLLDGVRIVPVDLVGRVDLNTIPLALVDRVDVLTGGASSTYGADAVSGVVNFVTRSDFSGMELAVSDQITQRGDGNYLRGDLTLGANFDDGRGNAVISIGYQESDPVYQGHDRPYSNIALSSADPGNLNGATSATTTPTRIDVAAGAFQADPTGTSFVPFYQGYNFNPYNVFQTPFKRYNLFSAGHYDISDHLTVYARGMYNNTTVDTIIAPSGLFSTNVAINLNNPFLSTAQRNFLCANADSNPNVSGTQLLTAAECAAAITTTGGPGTAAYRTVTVQANRRMPEVGPRVSDYNTQMFDFRAGIRGDITDKIGFDVFGSRGISNKTQTIQNYVLTSRARQSLLALTPTACIDTSNSCVPLNLFGPEGSITPAMAGFISQESTTRVQSVLSQARATINGDTPLQLWAKNPVGFAVGGEYRKYTASQRADSLAKTAGELGGAGGAAPDINGKFDVYDAFAEVIAPIVSDRPFFEELQLEAGIRRSHYTIGAPANTSFNTTTWKVAGSWSPVRDLKFRGAYNHAVRAPNIGELFSPVTVGLIALTADPCAGTNTNGNANLTAVCLAQGAPAALIGSLPQPISGQANQTSGGNPFLKPETANTYTAGVVIRPRFIPGLTATVDYYNIKIKLAVAAPTAGDVINACFGNITASSASNPACTSIRRNPDTGGLSGSPATTFGLPRQLSNLGKISTDGVDFTLDYRHSLGSIMNAPAKFAIATGGNWTRSGKFQATAASINRECTGYFSVNCASPNPEWSFNTRATLSLGRVDLSVLWRYLSPLKYEGTAGDFAARGFTGVNCVAAGAGAQPGTCNRYLFNGTVNTRPSTSPLFNAPGTYNGQTVNFNRIPAFHYIDLSTRFNVNEHFDLTFTVQNLFDKDPPIVGNSAGTSSFNSGNTYPSTYDSLGRRFAAGARIKF, from the coding sequence ATGTCCAAGAGCACTTTCAAGGGGTCGCTCCTTGCGACCACGGTCATCGCCGGCATGGCGCTGTCGACTCCGGCTTTCGCCCAGTCCCAAACGACTCCCGAGAACGTGCCGCCCGCGCCGGTGACGCCGACCAACACGCAAGGCACCACGCCCCCGGCCGCACCGACGGACGCCCTGCCTGCAGCAGGCACGCAGTCGAATGAATCGGCTGCTCCGGCCGAGCCGACCAGCGCGCAAGAAATCGTCATCACGGGTACGTTGATCCGCAACCCCAACCTGGTCGCCTCCGCGCCGGTTACCGTTCTTGGTCATGACGAAGTCTCGCTTCGTCAGACCAACACTGCGGAAGAAATCCTGCGCACCATCCCGGGCGCGGCGCCGAGCATCGGTCAGAACGTCAACAACGGCAGCGGCGGTTCGGCGTACGTCAACCTTCGCGGTCTGGGTTCGAACCGCAACATCGTCCTGCTGGACGGCGTGCGCATCGTCCCGGTCGACCTCGTCGGGCGCGTCGACTTGAACACCATCCCGCTGGCCCTCGTCGATCGCGTCGACGTGCTCACCGGCGGTGCAAGCTCGACCTACGGCGCCGACGCGGTCAGCGGCGTCGTCAACTTCGTGACCCGCAGCGACTTCTCGGGCATGGAGCTCGCGGTTTCCGACCAGATCACGCAGCGCGGCGACGGCAATTATCTGCGTGGCGACCTTACGCTTGGCGCCAACTTCGACGATGGCCGCGGTAATGCGGTAATCAGCATCGGCTACCAGGAATCCGATCCGGTCTATCAGGGCCATGATCGTCCGTATTCGAACATCGCGTTGAGCTCTGCGGACCCGGGCAACCTTAACGGTGCAACCTCGGCGACGACCACCCCGACGCGTATCGACGTCGCGGCCGGCGCGTTCCAGGCCGATCCGACCGGCACCAGCTTCGTGCCCTTCTATCAGGGCTACAACTTCAACCCGTACAACGTCTTCCAGACGCCGTTTAAGCGTTACAACCTGTTCAGCGCCGGTCACTACGACATCAGCGATCACCTGACTGTCTACGCCCGTGGCATGTACAACAACACCACGGTCGACACGATCATCGCTCCGTCCGGCTTGTTCTCGACCAACGTCGCGATCAACCTGAACAACCCGTTCCTGTCGACCGCGCAGCGCAATTTCCTGTGCGCGAACGCGGACTCGAACCCGAACGTTAGCGGCACCCAGCTGCTGACGGCAGCCGAGTGCGCGGCGGCGATCACCACCACCGGTGGACCGGGGACGGCGGCCTATCGCACCGTGACCGTCCAGGCCAACCGCCGCATGCCAGAAGTCGGTCCACGCGTCAGTGACTACAACACGCAGATGTTCGACTTCCGTGCCGGTATCCGCGGCGACATCACCGACAAGATCGGTTTCGACGTCTTCGGCTCGCGCGGCATCAGCAACAAGACGCAGACGATTCAGAACTACGTTCTGACGTCGCGTGCCCGGCAGTCGCTGCTGGCTCTCACGCCGACGGCGTGTATCGACACCAGCAATAGCTGCGTTCCGCTGAACCTGTTCGGGCCGGAAGGTAGCATTACGCCAGCGATGGCCGGCTTCATCAGCCAGGAATCGACGACGCGGGTTCAATCGGTGCTGTCGCAGGCGCGGGCCACCATCAATGGCGACACGCCGCTGCAACTCTGGGCCAAGAACCCAGTCGGCTTCGCGGTCGGCGGTGAGTACCGCAAGTACACGGCCAGCCAGCGCGCCGACAGTCTTGCGAAGACGGCCGGCGAACTGGGTGGCGCCGGCGGCGCTGCTCCGGACATCAACGGTAAGTTCGACGTCTACGACGCGTTCGCGGAAGTGATCGCGCCGATCGTCTCCGATCGTCCGTTCTTCGAAGAGCTGCAACTTGAAGCGGGTATCCGCCGGTCGCACTACACGATCGGTGCGCCAGCTAACACCAGCTTCAACACGACGACCTGGAAGGTCGCCGGCAGCTGGTCGCCGGTTCGCGATCTGAAGTTCCGCGGTGCGTACAACCACGCCGTCCGCGCCCCGAATATCGGCGAGCTGTTCTCGCCGGTTACGGTCGGACTGATTGCGCTGACGGCCGATCCGTGCGCCGGAACCAACACGAATGGTAATGCGAACTTGACGGCAGTCTGCCTCGCGCAGGGTGCTCCGGCCGCGCTTATCGGCAGCCTTCCGCAGCCGATCTCGGGCCAGGCCAATCAGACGTCGGGCGGCAACCCGTTCCTGAAACCGGAAACCGCGAACACCTACACCGCCGGTGTGGTCATTCGTCCGCGCTTCATCCCGGGACTGACGGCGACGGTCGATTACTACAACATCAAGATTAAGCTCGCGGTGGCAGCACCGACTGCCGGCGACGTGATCAACGCCTGCTTCGGCAACATCACGGCATCTTCCGCATCCAACCCGGCTTGTACTTCAATCCGGCGTAACCCGGATACCGGCGGTTTGTCGGGCAGCCCGGCGACCACCTTCGGCCTGCCGCGTCAGCTGTCGAACCTCGGCAAGATCTCGACCGACGGTGTCGACTTCACCCTCGACTATCGTCACTCGCTGGGCTCGATCATGAATGCGCCGGCGAAGTTTGCGATCGCGACCGGCGGCAACTGGACTCGCAGCGGTAAATTCCAGGCCACGGCGGCCTCGATCAATCGTGAGTGCACCGGTTACTTCAGCGTCAACTGCGCCTCGCCAAATCCGGAATGGTCATTCAACACTCGTGCGACCCTGTCGCTTGGTCGTGTCGACCTGTCGGTTCTGTGGCGTTACCTGAGCCCACTGAAGTACGAGGGTACGGCCGGCGATTTCGCGGCGCGTGGCTTCACGGGTGTGAACTGCGTTGCGGCAGGCGCCGGCGCGCAGCCGGGTACCTGCAACCGCTACCTGTTCAACGGAACGGTCAACACGCGGCCGAGCACGTCTCCGCTGTTCAACGCGCCGGGCACCTACAATGGCCAGACCGTAAATTTCAACCGGATCCCGGCGTTCCATTACATCGATCTCTCGACCCGCTTTAACGTCAACGAGCATTTCGACCTGACGTTCACGGTCCAGAACCTGTTCGATAAGGATCCGCCGATCGTTGGTAACAGCGCCGGTACATCGTCGTTCAACAGCGGCAATACCTATCCGTCGACCTACGACTCGCTGGGTCGCCGGTTTGCGGCGGGCGCCCGGATCAAGTTCTAG
- a CDS encoding nucleoside deaminase: protein MRRALDLAAAAAMDGEVPVGAVVTLGDRIVAESRNAMRGTSDPTAHAEMVAIRRAAERLGTSRLDECVLWVTLEPCAMCAAAIGIARFKALRFAAEDPKGGGVVHGPRIFTQPTCHHRPDVIGGIGEAEAAEQLRAFFASRR, encoded by the coding sequence ATGCGCCGTGCGCTGGACCTTGCTGCCGCGGCGGCCATGGATGGCGAGGTCCCCGTCGGAGCGGTCGTGACATTGGGCGACCGCATCGTTGCGGAGAGCCGCAACGCCATGCGCGGCACTTCAGATCCGACCGCGCATGCGGAGATGGTTGCCATTCGCCGGGCCGCCGAAAGACTGGGGACGTCGCGCCTCGATGAATGTGTCTTGTGGGTCACGCTGGAGCCGTGCGCCATGTGCGCCGCGGCGATCGGCATTGCGCGGTTCAAGGCCCTTCGTTTTGCGGCCGAAGACCCGAAAGGCGGCGGCGTCGTGCATGGACCGCGCATCTTCACGCAGCCCACCTGCCACCACCGGCCGGACGTCATTGGCGGAATTGGCGAAGCCGAAGCCGCGGAACAACTCCGCGCGTTTTTCGCCAGCCGGCGCTAG
- the xseA gene encoding exodeoxyribonuclease VII large subunit, translating to MSINLPEETRAGLLANVAPGDNSPALSVTELSGALKRTIENAFGQVRLRGEISGFKRHSSGHCYFTLKDENACIDAVIWRTSAATLAFRPEDGAEVIATGKLTTYPGRSKYQIVVERMELAGEGALLALLEKRRKALAAEGLFEAGRKRRLPFLPRVIGVISSPTGAVIRDILHRLEDRCPTHVILWPVPVQGEGAAAKIAAAIRAFPTLTPKPDLLIVARGGGSIEDLWAFNEEDVVRAAAESPIPLISAVGHETDTTLIDFASDLRAPTPTAAAELAVPVRAELAAQLNELQHRAQHCLARRVDRQRERFELVTCRWPSPQTMFAPAVQRLDEIGERLPRSLAARAGSARADLNLVAGRLRQDLIDQRIARLSDRLSAAWKMAELVHPERPLSKGYVRVTTRDGATLTSAAAARAAQQVTLRFGDGAVDATVGDTAPARAVEPKRRKPYIASQPGLFDPAEE from the coding sequence ATGTCCATCAATCTTCCCGAAGAAACGCGAGCCGGCCTGTTAGCGAACGTCGCGCCGGGCGACAATTCGCCGGCGCTGAGCGTCACCGAGCTTTCCGGCGCACTCAAGCGGACCATCGAGAATGCTTTCGGCCAGGTCCGATTGCGCGGGGAGATCAGCGGGTTCAAGCGGCACAGCTCGGGCCATTGCTACTTCACGCTCAAGGACGAGAATGCCTGCATCGACGCGGTGATCTGGCGGACGAGCGCCGCGACGCTGGCTTTCCGGCCGGAAGACGGCGCCGAGGTCATCGCCACCGGTAAGCTGACGACCTACCCAGGGCGCTCGAAATATCAGATCGTCGTCGAGCGGATGGAGTTGGCCGGGGAGGGGGCGCTGCTGGCGCTCCTGGAGAAGCGTCGTAAGGCGCTTGCCGCGGAAGGGCTCTTCGAGGCAGGGCGCAAGCGGCGACTGCCGTTCCTGCCACGCGTCATCGGCGTGATCAGTTCGCCCACCGGCGCGGTGATCCGCGATATTCTTCATCGGCTCGAGGATCGCTGTCCGACGCACGTGATCCTGTGGCCGGTGCCGGTTCAGGGTGAGGGCGCTGCAGCAAAGATCGCGGCGGCTATCCGCGCATTTCCCACTCTTACCCCGAAACCCGATCTGCTGATCGTCGCGCGCGGCGGGGGCTCGATCGAGGATTTGTGGGCGTTCAACGAGGAAGACGTCGTGCGGGCGGCGGCGGAAAGCCCGATCCCGCTCATCTCCGCCGTCGGCCACGAAACCGACACGACCCTGATCGACTTCGCATCCGATCTCCGCGCGCCCACGCCGACAGCCGCGGCCGAATTGGCGGTGCCGGTGCGGGCGGAACTCGCCGCCCAGCTGAATGAACTGCAGCACCGGGCCCAGCATTGCCTGGCCCGGCGCGTCGACCGGCAGCGCGAACGGTTCGAACTCGTCACCTGCCGCTGGCCAAGTCCGCAAACCATGTTCGCGCCGGCGGTGCAGCGTCTGGATGAGATTGGCGAACGGCTGCCGCGGTCTCTTGCAGCACGGGCCGGCAGCGCTCGGGCGGACCTGAATTTGGTGGCGGGGCGCCTTCGGCAGGATCTGATCGATCAGCGTATCGCGCGGCTGTCTGACCGCCTGTCGGCTGCCTGGAAGATGGCCGAACTGGTCCATCCCGAGCGGCCGTTGTCCAAGGGGTACGTGCGCGTCACCACCCGCGACGGCGCAACGCTGACGAGCGCGGCCGCGGCCCGCGCCGCGCAGCAGGTTACCCTGCGGTTTGGCGACGGCGCGGTCGATGCGACGGTTGGAGATACTGCGCCGGCGCGAGCGGTTGAGCCGAAGCGCCGCAAACCCTACATCGCTTCCCAGCCCGGGCTGTTCGACCCGGCGGAGGAGTAA
- a CDS encoding OmpA family protein, with product MFSVRHIKVALVGVGFAAIAGCQSAPPPPPIVPAAFRPLGTSAPYLLGDVVGGQKTRAAKMRAAKIRPLSPAEAGTYMAELDSELRRQTAGMGLDVLQVGGSIVIRIPAGFTFDTGSSALNASTNSTLLEIARTVKTRTRTYVDVLAHTDTTGSPQTNQALSDKRAAAVAAYLASRGVARARIGSKGLGESSPLYNPEVDETQRAANRRIEIRLVPYRS from the coding sequence ATGTTTTCGGTCCGTCACATCAAGGTAGCATTGGTCGGCGTGGGATTTGCCGCGATCGCCGGCTGCCAGTCTGCGCCCCCTCCGCCGCCGATCGTTCCCGCGGCCTTTCGTCCTTTGGGGACAAGTGCGCCTTACCTGCTCGGCGACGTCGTCGGCGGGCAAAAGACGCGGGCCGCAAAAATGCGTGCGGCAAAGATTAGACCGCTCAGTCCTGCGGAGGCCGGAACGTACATGGCCGAGCTTGATTCGGAATTGCGGCGGCAGACGGCAGGCATGGGACTGGACGTTCTACAAGTCGGTGGAAGCATCGTCATCCGCATCCCGGCCGGTTTCACCTTTGACACAGGCAGTTCTGCCCTGAACGCGTCGACCAACTCCACATTGCTGGAAATCGCGCGGACCGTGAAAACGCGCACACGCACCTATGTCGACGTGCTGGCTCACACCGACACTACGGGCAGCCCGCAGACGAACCAGGCACTCTCCGACAAGCGTGCAGCAGCGGTTGCCGCCTATCTCGCCTCTCGTGGCGTCGCCCGCGCGAGGATTGGATCGAAAGGCCTCGGGGAAAGCTCGCCGCTATATAACCCGGAGGTAGACGAGACCCAGCGCGCGGCCAATCGCCGTATCGAAATCCGGTTGGTCCCCTACCGCAGCTAG
- a CDS encoding hemolysin family protein — MSDHLSPIPWLDVLLILALIVLNGVLAMSELAIVSSREARLKAMAKSGSRGAQCALDLSSDPGRFLSTVQTGITLISIFAGAFSGASLGEPVAQRVQQLGLSTETAHTIGFGIVIVATTYVSLVIGEIVPKTIALRSPEPIAVIMSRPLLWLSKVTAPFVWLLDRSSSLIFRLIGLNKGSKNQVTAEELHLVVAEAQTAGVLEEDERAMISGIVRLADRPVREVMTPRTEIDWVDVAATPEEIRQELLDNPHSRIPVADGSIENIVGVIQTRDVLAASIRGEPLDLKRLCRTAPVIPDLMDAMDALAVLRAADVPLALVHDEYGHLDGIVTPGSILAALAGTFAHDLEQGEESPLIEREDGSWLISGAASADLLSDRLGINLPTDRDYSTVAGFALSVLKHLPETGEKFRHDGWSFEVIDMDGRKIDKLIASRPRKRPAESEAEAVG; from the coding sequence ATGAGCGACCATCTATCCCCCATTCCCTGGCTCGACGTCCTCCTCATCCTCGCGCTGATCGTGCTGAACGGCGTGCTGGCGATGAGCGAACTCGCGATCGTCTCATCACGCGAAGCCCGGCTGAAGGCCATGGCCAAGAGCGGTAGCCGCGGTGCGCAGTGCGCACTGGATCTCTCGTCCGATCCCGGCCGCTTTCTGTCGACGGTGCAGACCGGCATCACGCTGATCTCGATCTTCGCGGGCGCTTTCTCGGGCGCGAGCCTTGGCGAACCGGTCGCGCAGCGGGTGCAGCAACTCGGTCTTTCGACCGAGACGGCGCATACGATCGGCTTCGGCATCGTGATCGTCGCCACCACCTATGTCTCGCTAGTCATTGGCGAGATCGTGCCCAAGACCATCGCTCTCCGCTCGCCAGAGCCGATCGCGGTGATCATGTCACGCCCGTTGCTGTGGCTATCGAAGGTGACGGCGCCGTTCGTATGGCTGCTCGATCGCTCGAGCTCGCTGATCTTCCGCCTAATCGGACTCAACAAGGGATCGAAGAATCAGGTGACGGCCGAGGAACTGCACCTCGTGGTCGCGGAGGCGCAAACGGCAGGCGTCCTTGAAGAAGACGAGCGGGCGATGATCTCCGGCATTGTACGTCTGGCTGACCGCCCGGTCCGTGAGGTCATGACACCGCGCACCGAGATCGACTGGGTCGACGTGGCCGCGACGCCCGAAGAGATCCGGCAGGAATTGCTCGACAACCCGCACAGCCGGATCCCCGTTGCCGACGGCTCGATCGAAAACATCGTTGGAGTTATCCAGACGCGCGACGTGCTAGCCGCCAGCATCCGGGGGGAGCCGCTCGATCTCAAAAGGCTGTGCCGGACGGCGCCGGTCATTCCGGACCTCATGGACGCAATGGACGCGCTTGCCGTGCTTCGCGCGGCCGACGTGCCGCTTGCGCTCGTCCATGACGAATATGGTCATCTCGATGGTATCGTCACGCCAGGCAGCATCCTCGCCGCCCTGGCGGGGACCTTCGCGCACGACCTGGAACAGGGCGAGGAATCTCCGTTGATCGAGCGGGAGGACGGCAGCTGGCTGATCTCGGGCGCGGCCAGCGCGGACCTCCTAAGCGATCGTCTGGGCATCAACCTGCCGACCGACCGCGACTATTCAACCGTTGCCGGCTTTGCCTTGTCCGTGCTCAAGCATCTGCCAGAGACTGGCGAGAAGTTTCGCCACGACGGCTGGTCGTTCGAAGTCATCGACATGGACGGCCGCAAGATCGACAAGTTGATTGCGTCACGGCCGCGCAAGAGGCCGGCCGAGAGCGAAGCCGAAGCCGTCGGCTAG
- a CDS encoding 2OG-Fe(II) oxygenase, with protein sequence MSVERLQRAINLIHANDQAGAEEVRALAFTGDPQALFVLAHLHWSETLVDQDPVRARALFEAAAARGHVQANLVVTNLLASGVAGRRDWAAAIGRLRVEAGKIPARTASLQLLQAMKLDSSGEPTQMPASRNVADRPDARLFEKLLTPQECQYLVAAAGQFEPSMVYDAVGQLVQDTIRTSDGASFSWDSEDPAIHALNRRVAAASGTRYDQGEALQVLRYSPGQEYRPHFDWVDGAPNQRIWTALIYLNDDYEGGATAFVRTGVEVRGRTGDVLLFSNVGADGNADQLAEHAGMPVTSGTKYLATRWIRERRWIP encoded by the coding sequence ATGTCCGTCGAACGTCTCCAGCGCGCAATTAACCTGATCCATGCCAACGACCAGGCCGGAGCCGAAGAAGTGCGCGCTCTGGCCTTCACCGGTGATCCGCAGGCGCTGTTCGTGCTTGCACATCTCCATTGGAGCGAAACGCTTGTAGACCAGGATCCGGTTCGCGCTCGCGCCCTCTTCGAAGCCGCGGCTGCGCGTGGTCATGTCCAGGCAAATCTCGTGGTGACCAACCTCCTGGCGAGTGGCGTTGCGGGCCGGCGCGATTGGGCGGCCGCGATCGGTCGGCTTCGGGTCGAGGCAGGCAAGATCCCGGCGCGCACCGCATCCCTCCAGTTGCTGCAAGCAATGAAACTCGATTCCTCAGGCGAGCCCACGCAAATGCCCGCGAGCAGGAACGTGGCCGACAGACCCGACGCTCGCCTCTTCGAAAAACTTCTGACGCCGCAAGAATGCCAATATCTCGTTGCGGCTGCTGGTCAGTTTGAACCTTCGATGGTCTACGACGCCGTGGGACAGCTCGTGCAGGACACGATCCGCACCTCGGATGGCGCGTCATTCAGCTGGGACAGCGAAGATCCCGCAATCCATGCTCTCAACCGGCGCGTCGCGGCTGCTTCCGGCACCCGCTACGATCAGGGCGAGGCGTTGCAGGTTCTGCGCTACTCCCCGGGACAAGAGTATCGCCCGCATTTCGACTGGGTAGATGGTGCGCCCAATCAGCGCATTTGGACCGCCCTGATTTACCTCAACGACGATTATGAAGGCGGCGCGACGGCATTCGTTCGAACGGGCGTCGAAGTTCGCGGACGGACTGGCGATGTCCTTCTGTTCAGCAACGTGGGTGCGGACGGCAACGCGGACCAGCTTGCCGAGCACGCGGGGATGCCCGTGACCAGCGGGACCAAGTATCTCGCCACGCGCTGGATCCGCGAGCGGCGCTGGATCCCATAA